The sequence GCAATCGCAGGGTCGCATTGGACGCCGAATGGCGGAGGTTCGTCGCGGTTTTTGCCGAGCCGTGATCTTTGTCCTCCGTCCCGCTCGGCCCGAGCATCGACATCGCCATGAAGCTGTCCACCGCGGCATGGTTCGCCAAGGGCTCGGACGAAAGCGAGGCAACGGATGCCGACCCGCGGGCGACTCTTTGCTCAAAATAGTGGAAATCGTCATCGATGTAGCTGACGTGGGCGTTGAGATCCGACGCCGTCAGCGAGCTTGATTGCAGCGGTTTTGTCGACTGAGGCGGGCTGACCAGCGTGACCATCGCTGCAGAAGGCGTGTCGATTTTCGCACGTTCAGCACGTTGGATTGGCAGCACGGGCATTAGTGCTCTTTCGGGCGAGTTGTAACTGGTTTGGTCCGTCACGGTTCCTCCCGTATCGTCCAAATCATCCGGAGATACAGCGGGGGATCCGTTATCGGCTGGTTCGCTGTCTTCGGTTTCGGTCATGCTCGGTGAGTCTTGGTCCCATTCCACGAGCGCTTGGTCGCGGTTTAGCGAATCCGTTTCTGTTGGACGGCCGGGCGGATCCGATTCGTGCGACTCGTTCCGGTGATCGAGCGGTGGCTGCAGGAGCTGACTCGGAGCCGGCCGGCCGATGGTCATCTGACGCACGTGCGCAGGTGCAGCGATCTGTAGCGGATCGTGCAGTGACGTTGGTGGATTTGGGGTGGGTTCGCTTGCGGTGCTCCATTCGTCGCCAGCCAATAACGCACGCGTCTCCAATCGCTCGATTCCACCATGAAACGAACGTTGGCGTTTGGCTGTCGCTGTTTTTTTCCAATCATGCCGAGCCATTGACGTTCCCTTCCTTTTCGTTGCCCGAATCGGCGTGGTCGCGAATGCCGGTTGTCGGTTGGTTAGGAGATTGCATCGGCTGTAAGACTCTCGCTTCGGCTTTCCAATCGGCGTTGGTGCTGGTTGTTCCCGATTGATCCTGGATCTGATGCAGGATTTGGTCTAATTGTTCGCGGTGGCTCTCTAAACATTCCCGGTAACTCGCGTTGTACGGAGCCTTTCGCACCGCAAGCGATTGAAACTCCATCGCTTCGGTCAAATGCTGAACTGCGTTTTCCATTTTGCCTTGATGTTGGTCGATGACACTACGGTTATGCAGCACGCCCGCCAACCGGCTGAGTGTATCGGCCGGCGCGGTCTCGGATACCAAGTCACGCCTCAGGATCTCTTCGGCTTTGATAAATTCCTGTGTCGCCACTTCGTTGGGCTCACGGTTCCAAAGCAATTGTCCAAGGTTGTTATGGGCCACAGCGAGCTGTTGGCGTGAGACAGGGTTGCCGCGGTCGGTTTCGGTTTCCAATGCTGCGATCGAAGCACGCACCAATTTGATCGCTGGAGTGACGTCACCTCGTTGGCCCCACAAGGTAGCCAAGTTATTGCGTGCGATCGCTAATTGGCACAGCGGCGAGGGCTGCCACGCGGCGAGTCGCTCGTCGGTTTCGCGGACTGCGTCTTCAGTAGGAGTCAAATTCCACGATTCAAGTTCGCTGATATTGGCTTGCAGCAGCGTTTCGGCTTGATCTGGATCGCGGTCCATCAGCATCGCCACCCGCGCATTCCGGCATTCAAATAACTGCTGTCGTGTGCTGCGGTCTTCGTCGTGCCGAAGCGATACATTTTCAAGTTGTTGCTGCAGATCCATCAGCAATCGGTCAGCCTGTTCAGCGTTTCCGCAGACCCACAACAAAGATCCCAGATTGGTCTGCGTTGTGGCCCACTGACGGAAAAATTGCGATTGGTTCTTGTGGCTGGCTAGCAGCGTTTCAAGTAACGTTGCCGCTTGCTGATAACCTTCCAAGGCTTCGCTGTAGCGTCCCTGGTCCTTTCGCAGTGCCGCTAGATTATGAAAACAGAGTGCCAGGTCGGCTTGATCCGAATCGGTGCTTTGCCCCTGATTGGCCAGAGCGGTAAAGTCAGCGATGGCTTGCCGATAATGAAATTCCGCGTCCTCGAATTTTCCCAATCGCGTCTGCAGTGCTCCGAGCCGATACCGCACTTTGGCAAGCTCGGATCGCATGTGCGTGCTTTGCTTGGCGTAACGCAGGAAGTCCAGATAGTATCGTTCGGCTTCGTGCAGTATCTCGGCTCGCAACTGATCGGTGCCGGAAATCTCGGCCAGTTGTTCTGAGATCATGCCACTGAATCGATCGACCGCATGATGCGCTTGGTCCAAATGCAGCTGGGCTCTTGCGGTGGCTTGGTCCTTCAGCTTGCTCTGCCGCGACACCAGCAGTATTCCCACGGACATCGCAATCCCGAGCGTCAGCGAAATCGCCAACGCCGAGCACACCAGCCCTTGTCGACGCATCGCCCATTTGAATGCGCGATCGACCAGCGTGGGACGCCGCGCCAAGGTGGGGCGGCCGTCGAGGAATCGCCGTAAATCCTCGGCCAATTCACCCGCGGTGGCATAGCGTTCGTCTTTGGATTTGGCGATCGCTTTACAAACAATCGTTTCCAAGTCGACTGAGATCGCCGGGTTCAGCCGACGAAGTGATGGAGGGTCGTGTGATT comes from Novipirellula caenicola and encodes:
- a CDS encoding serine/threonine-protein kinase, translating into MHAVTHPALPSWQSLPTSLQTRLAELLDQYACSLEAGDEAEAERLLARHPELSEHLQGHLESLRLLCRPVHKTPTRQTDLAADPTEFGSQSQLGDYRIEREIGRGGMGVVYAATQLSLRRSVALKVLPFAAVLDQQQVARFRNEAQAAASLHHPNIVPVFAVGCERGVHYYSMQLIDGQTLEQAIKEMRHQQKARPLSQLHHAGDAVAADDLSDVAFDTTIGVSANALASDVLSKARSGGTSHAVASPSRSPFASTAINTAETVRNRDFVRSTVQIIIDVAGALDYAHQQGVVHRDIKPSNLLVDAAGKVWVADFGLARCRGVNNLTAYGNIIGTARYMSPEQVAGRSQEVDHRTDIYSLGITLYELLTLQPAFAATNREQLLSAIESHDPPSLRRLNPAISVDLETIVCKAIAKSKDERYATAGELAEDLRRFLDGRPTLARRPTLVDRAFKWAMRRQGLVCSALAISLTLGIAMSVGILLVSRQSKLKDQATARAQLHLDQAHHAVDRFSGMISEQLAEISGTDQLRAEILHEAERYYLDFLRYAKQSTHMRSELAKVRYRLGALQTRLGKFEDAEFHYRQAIADFTALANQGQSTDSDQADLALCFHNLAALRKDQGRYSEALEGYQQAATLLETLLASHKNQSQFFRQWATTQTNLGSLLWVCGNAEQADRLLMDLQQQLENVSLRHDEDRSTRQQLFECRNARVAMLMDRDPDQAETLLQANISELESWNLTPTEDAVRETDERLAAWQPSPLCQLAIARNNLATLWGQRGDVTPAIKLVRASIAALETETDRGNPVSRQQLAVAHNNLGQLLWNREPNEVATQEFIKAEEILRRDLVSETAPADTLSRLAGVLHNRSVIDQHQGKMENAVQHLTEAMEFQSLAVRKAPYNASYRECLESHREQLDQILHQIQDQSGTTSTNADWKAEARVLQPMQSPNQPTTGIRDHADSGNEKEGNVNGSA